The following coding sequences are from one Arcobacter nitrofigilis DSM 7299 window:
- a CDS encoding Gfo/Idh/MocA family protein, which produces MQNKKNFALIGASGYIAPRHMKAIKETGNELVAALDPYDGIGIMDSNFPNASFFTEFERFDRFVDKWHRDGNKKIEYIAITTPNYLHDSHIRFALKSGAYGICEKPLVLNPHNIDQLKLIEQETGKKVYNILQLRLHESIIALKEKISKELEQNPNKIYDIDLTYLTSRGKWYFVSWKGDESKSGGIASNIGVHFFDMLSWIFGPIEENIVHIKNPDANAGFMKLKNANVRWFLSVNYNYIPEDIKATGKTTFRSITVDGEEFEFSEGFTNLHTRSYEHILSGKGFGLDEARNSINIVSEIRKLTPLGLEGEYHPFCKKVLG; this is translated from the coding sequence GTGCAAAACAAAAAAAATTTTGCCCTAATAGGAGCAAGTGGCTATATAGCCCCAAGACATATGAAAGCGATAAAAGAAACAGGAAATGAGCTAGTAGCTGCATTAGATCCATATGATGGTATTGGAATTATGGATAGTAATTTCCCTAATGCATCTTTTTTTACAGAATTTGAGAGATTTGATAGATTTGTTGATAAATGGCATAGGGATGGAAATAAAAAAATAGAATATATTGCTATAACTACTCCAAATTATCTGCATGATTCTCATATTAGATTTGCACTTAAAAGTGGTGCATATGGAATTTGTGAAAAACCTTTAGTTCTAAATCCACATAATATAGATCAACTTAAACTAATAGAACAAGAAACAGGCAAAAAAGTTTATAATATACTACAACTAAGACTTCATGAGTCAATAATAGCATTAAAAGAAAAGATATCAAAAGAACTAGAACAAAATCCAAATAAAATATATGATATAGATTTAACTTACCTAACAAGTAGAGGTAAATGGTACTTTGTATCTTGGAAAGGTGATGAATCAAAATCAGGTGGAATAGCTTCAAATATTGGTGTTCACTTCTTTGATATGCTTTCTTGGATATTTGGACCAATTGAAGAAAATATAGTTCATATAAAAAATCCTGATGCAAATGCAGGATTTATGAAACTAAAAAATGCAAATGTAAGATGGTTCTTGTCCGTAAATTATAATTATATACCAGAAGATATAAAAGCTACAGGAAAAACTACTTTTAGAAGTATAACAGTTGATGGTGAAGAGTTTGAATTTTCTGAAGGATTTACAAACTTGCATACAAGATCTTATGAGCATATCTTAAGTGGCAAAGGATTTGGACTTGATGAAGCTAGAAATTCTATAAATATAGTTTCAGAGATAAGAAAACTAACCCCTCTTGGATTAGAAGGTGAATATCATCCTTTCTGTAAAAAAGTATTAGGATAA
- a CDS encoding nucleotide sugar dehydrogenase → MSDKICVIGLGYVGLPLAHAFSEKYEVVGFDISQWRIDELSSGYDRTLELTESQVKEALENGMKFSLNIDDIKDCNIYIVTVPTPIDKNKRPDLTPLIKASETIGKVLKKDDIVIYESTVYPGATEEECVPVLEKISKMKFNEDFFCGYSPERINPGDKEHTVTKILKVTSGSTPEIGKKVNDLYASIITAGTHLATTIKVAEAAKVIENSQRDINIAFVNELAIIFNKLGINTNDVLEAAGTKWNFLPFRPGLVGGHCIGVDPYYLTHKAQQVGYNPEIILAGRRLNDNMGIYVANQVIKLMIKKGHKIEGSKVLVLGITFKENCPDIRNSRVIDVIEELKEFGCNVSVSDYWADNNEVKHEYNLNLINDVNFDDYESIVMAVSHDKYKTLIFKNENQVIYDIKSILKNSDGRL, encoded by the coding sequence ATGAGTGATAAAATATGCGTAATAGGTCTTGGGTATGTTGGCCTTCCTTTAGCCCATGCTTTTTCAGAAAAATATGAAGTAGTTGGTTTTGACATATCTCAATGGAGAATTGATGAGTTATCATCTGGTTATGATAGAACTTTAGAATTAACTGAAAGTCAAGTAAAAGAAGCTTTGGAAAATGGTATGAAGTTTTCTTTAAATATAGATGACATCAAAGATTGTAATATTTATATTGTTACTGTTCCTACGCCAATAGATAAAAATAAAAGACCTGATTTAACTCCACTAATAAAAGCTAGTGAAACTATAGGAAAAGTATTAAAAAAAGATGATATAGTTATTTATGAATCTACAGTTTATCCAGGAGCTACAGAAGAAGAGTGTGTACCAGTACTTGAAAAAATTTCAAAAATGAAATTTAATGAAGATTTCTTTTGTGGATATTCTCCAGAGAGAATCAATCCAGGGGATAAAGAGCATACAGTAACTAAAATACTTAAAGTAACTTCTGGAAGTACTCCTGAAATTGGTAAAAAAGTGAATGATTTATATGCAAGTATTATAACTGCAGGTACTCATTTAGCTACGACTATTAAAGTTGCAGAAGCAGCAAAAGTAATAGAAAACTCTCAAAGAGATATAAATATTGCATTTGTAAATGAATTAGCAATTATTTTTAATAAATTAGGAATCAATACAAACGATGTTCTAGAAGCTGCTGGTACAAAATGGAACTTTTTACCATTTAGACCAGGTTTAGTAGGAGGACATTGTATAGGAGTAGACCCATATTATTTGACTCATAAAGCACAGCAAGTAGGATATAATCCAGAAATTATACTAGCGGGAAGAAGATTAAATGATAATATGGGAATTTATGTTGCAAATCAAGTAATAAAACTAATGATAAAAAAAGGTCATAAGATAGAAGGGTCAAAAGTACTAGTATTAGGTATTACATTTAAAGAAAATTGTCCAGATATAAGAAATTCAAGAGTAATAGATGTAATAGAAGAGCTTAAAGAATTTGGGTGTAATGTGTCCGTATCTGATTATTGGGCTGATAATAATGAAGTAAAACATGAATATAATTTAAACTTAATTAATGATGTGAATTTTGATGATTATGAATCAATAGTAATGGCTGTATCACATGATAAATATAAAACTTTAATTTTTAAAAATGAAAATCAAGTTATTTATGATATTAAATCTATATTAAAAAATAGTGATGGGAGACTATAA